The Ectothiorhodospiraceae bacterium BW-2 nucleotide sequence AGTTCCAAGGGAACCACAACTGTGGGTGGCGATTAACCTGATGGACATAACGCTGTAGCGCCACCAAATAATCAAACGGATTGACCCCGGCCAAATAGCAAGTAGCGACCAGAGAGAGAATGACACCGGCTCCGCCGAGCGTTCTGAAGAAGAGACTGTTATGCCGTCCCCGAATCACCAGCTTGAGCATGCGCTCCATCTGGTTATTATCGATTTGCGCCCCCTCAATGCGGCAAAATCCGGTCAATTTGTCGTAGTGGTTGAGCAGATAGCGGATCGCTTTGCCCAGCGGACTGTTTTCCTCGACATCGCCACTCTCAATCTGCGCCTCGCCCCACTGTTTGAGCTGCGCCATCAGCGGCAGTGAGTGCTGCTGATGGTAAGCCAGCCGCTCTGCCGGGGTGTACTTCTCCTCCTTGCAGTGAGCATCGTGGTGCCACACCGGGTCGTAGAGCGCTAACACCCACGGGCCGTTATCCGGATGCAGCTCTGCCACATCCACAAACCCCCGCCTACAGTGGCTGTTGCAGAATGTATCGTGTCGCTGTGTTTCATCCAGCACCGTAGGCAGATTGCGACTGAGCGCATCGCACATGATAGTGGGTTTGGCTAACCCGGAATGGCGCAGACGCAGAATCTCATCGATCAACTCTCCGGCATGGCCGATATCGGTCTGGTAGAGCACGATTTGTTGGCCACTCTCCAGTGTCGCGATTACGCCGGAAGTGAAGGTGCCGCTGCGGGATTTAAGTTGACCGCTCCGTCTGTTAGCAGCCTAGCAAGAGTAAAATTAAGCAGCTGGAGCGGTTGTTGCGGGGGGCACATAATTAAACTGGGGATATGGAGACAGGACTGGATAGAACTTACATTAGTTTGATGGAGCGAGGCTTACGGGCACCGAGTATCCACACACTGTTTGTGTTGGCGCAGCATTTGGCGTGTAAACCTTCACAAATGATGGCAGAACTGGAAGAGAAGATGGATAATGGCCACTCGCTTTGAACAGTTATCAGGATACCTTTTGATAAAAGTATGTAGGATATTATGAAATGATGACCCGTAAGAGAGCTCTCTCCGAACGCGATATTTGCACCAAATTCATCAATCCGGCCTTAGAGTTAGCAGGATGGGATATGGTCAAACAGGTGCGCGAAGAGGTGAGTTTCACCGACGGTCGTATCTTTGTTAAAGGCAATCTGTCAGTACGCGGCAAACGCAAACGCGCCGACTATATCCTCTACTACAAGCCCAATATCCCCGTTGCGGTGATTGAGGCCAAAGATAACAACCACTCGGTAAAAGCAGGCATTCAGCAGGGGCTAGACTACGCCACTATTCTTGATATTCCGGTGGTGTTCAGTAGTAACGGCGATGGCTTCTATGAACATGATCGCAGCGCCAGTTCCGGTCAAATAGAACGCGAGATACCCCTTGACCAGTTCCCCACGCCCGAAGCGTTATGGCAGTGCTATAAACGTTACAAAGGGATAGAGAGTATTGATGCCGAGCGTATTAGCGCCCAGGACTACTTCTTTGATGGCAGTGGCCGCAACCCCCGTTATTACCAGCAGATCGCAATAAACCGCACCGTCGAAGCGATTGCCAAAGGACAGCAACGGATATTGCTGACAATGGCCACCGGAACCGGTAAAACCTATACCGCGTTCCAGATTGTCTATCGGCTATGGAAGTCGCGCACCAAAAAACGGATTCTCTTTTTAGCCGACCGAAATGCCCTGATTGACCAGACCAAACGCGGTGATTTTCGTCACTTTAAGGACAAAATGACGGTAATTCGCCATAAAGCGATCGACAAGTCGTATGAGATCTATCTGGCGATCTATCAGGGGATCACCAACTACGACCAAAACCGCGATGCCTATCGCCAGTTTAGCCCTGAATTTTTCGATCTGATTGTGATTGATGAGTGTCATCGCGGCAGTGCGTCTGAAGAGAGTGCCTGGCGCATGATTCTCGACTACTTCCATCAAGCCACCCACATCGGTTTAACGGCAACCCCCA carries:
- a CDS encoding transposase, giving the protein MATLESGQQIVLYQTDIGHAGELIDEILRLRHSGLAKPTIMCDALSRNLPTVLDETQRHDTFCNSHCRRGFVDVAELHPDNGPWVLALYDPVWHHDAHCKEEKYTPAERLAYHQQHSLPLMAQLKQWGEAQIESGDVEENSPLGKAIRYLLNHYDKLTGFCRIEGAQIDNNQMERMLKLVIRGRHNSLFFRTLGGAGVILSLVATCYLAGVNPFDYLVALQRYVHQVNRHPQLWFPWNYQQTLASLSVPLKAAA
- a CDS encoding XRE family transcriptional regulator yields the protein METGLDRTYISLMERGLRAPSIHTLFVLAQHLACKPSQMMAELEEKMDNGHSL